In a single window of the bacterium genome:
- a CDS encoding cell division protein FtsH, protein MSRPQSARPRPGDRPRANEGSKPGTSRNGGSTPALPPRRAWLTFLLILAVNFLLVHLFFPRPDEPVKVPYTLFKQEAARGNVERIYSRGERLTGRFRTPVTYPPPADTVTKEPRRAVKDFTTTLPTFLDPGLEELLIANGTEISAEPIQQENTWLNLLFSFAPALLLIGLYVWFYRRLAKTGGGFPGMLSGLGKSGARRFDPDEGERVTFDDVAGIDEAEKELIEVVDYLKNPEKYARLGARAPKGILLVGPPGTGKTLLAKAVAGEAGVPFFSMAGSEFVEMIVGVGAARVRDLFRQAREHAPAIIFIDELDSIGRARGPVAIGGASEQEQTLNQILAEMDGFTGREGIIVLAATNQPDVLDKALLRSGRFDRRIIVNLPDRKGREEILKVHTRRVPLAPDVDLGELAAATPGLSGADLRNLVNEAALLAARRDQDKVHQKDFLDALEKIVLGPERPLLLSPEDRERIAYHEAGHAILGLVVPGADPVHRVTIVPRGQALGVTYQRPDTDRYNYPETYLRARIIGILGGRAAEEIVFGTRTTGAQNDIEQATQLVRNMVTRWGMSDRLGMVQLAPRENPYLGTVDAYAPRPYSEATAAAVDEEIRRIIGECHEEAKRLLQEHRHALDALAQALLERETLDEDEIREVTGLTRAPAAEGEKVTV, encoded by the coding sequence ATGTCCAGACCGCAGTCCGCCCGGCCTCGGCCGGGCGACCGGCCAAGGGCGAACGAAGGCTCGAAGCCCGGGACCAGCAGGAACGGAGGATCCACGCCGGCGCTCCCGCCGCGCCGCGCGTGGCTGACGTTCCTGCTGATCCTCGCGGTGAACTTCCTGCTGGTCCACCTGTTCTTCCCGCGGCCCGATGAGCCCGTCAAGGTGCCGTACACCCTGTTCAAGCAGGAGGCCGCCCGGGGCAACGTCGAGCGGATCTACAGCCGCGGCGAACGGCTGACGGGCCGCTTCCGCACGCCCGTCACCTACCCGCCGCCCGCGGACACCGTGACGAAGGAGCCGCGGCGCGCGGTGAAGGACTTCACCACCACGCTCCCCACCTTCCTGGACCCGGGGCTCGAGGAGCTCCTCATCGCCAACGGCACAGAGATCAGCGCGGAGCCGATCCAGCAGGAGAACACATGGCTCAACCTGCTCTTCAGCTTCGCGCCCGCGCTGCTCCTGATCGGCCTGTACGTCTGGTTCTACCGACGGCTGGCCAAGACGGGCGGCGGCTTCCCCGGCATGCTCAGCGGGCTGGGCAAGAGCGGGGCCCGGCGCTTCGACCCGGACGAGGGCGAGCGGGTCACGTTCGACGATGTGGCGGGCATCGACGAAGCGGAGAAGGAGCTGATCGAGGTCGTCGACTACCTGAAGAACCCCGAGAAATACGCACGGCTGGGTGCGCGGGCGCCCAAGGGCATCCTGCTCGTGGGCCCGCCGGGCACCGGCAAGACGCTGCTGGCCAAGGCGGTGGCGGGCGAAGCCGGTGTGCCGTTCTTCTCGATGGCCGGGTCGGAGTTCGTGGAGATGATCGTGGGTGTGGGCGCGGCGCGGGTGCGGGACCTGTTCCGACAGGCCCGCGAGCACGCTCCGGCGATCATCTTCATCGACGAGCTGGACTCCATCGGCCGCGCCCGCGGCCCGGTCGCCATCGGCGGCGCGAGCGAGCAGGAGCAGACGCTGAACCAGATCCTGGCCGAGATGGACGGCTTCACCGGCCGCGAGGGCATCATCGTGCTCGCGGCGACGAACCAGCCGGACGTCCTGGACAAGGCGCTGCTCCGTTCCGGCCGCTTCGACCGGCGCATCATCGTGAACCTGCCGGACCGCAAGGGCCGCGAGGAGATCCTCAAGGTCCACACGCGCCGCGTCCCGCTCGCGCCGGACGTCGATCTGGGCGAGCTCGCGGCCGCGACGCCCGGGCTGAGCGGCGCCGACCTGCGCAACCTGGTGAACGAGGCGGCTCTGCTCGCGGCGCGTCGCGACCAGGACAAGGTCCACCAAAAGGACTTCCTCGATGCGCTCGAAAAGATCGTCCTGGGCCCCGAGCGCCCGCTGCTGCTCAGCCCCGAGGACCGGGAGCGCATCGCGTACCACGAAGCCGGCCACGCCATCCTCGGCCTGGTGGTCCCCGGCGCGGACCCGGTGCACCGCGTCACCATCGTACCGCGCGGCCAGGCGCTGGGCGTGACGTACCAGCGCCCGGACACCGACCGCTACAACTACCCGGAGACCTACTTGCGCGCGCGGATCATCGGCATCCTGGGCGGCCGTGCGGCGGAAGAGATCGTCTTCGGCACGCGCACCACCGGCGCGCAGAACGACATCGAGCAGGCCACCCAGCTCGTGCGCAACATGGTCACCCGCTGGGGCATGAGCGACCGCCTCGGCATGGTGCAGCTCGCGCCGCGGGAGAACCCGTATCTCGGCACGGTGGACGCCTACGCGCCGAGGCCCTACAGTGAGGCGACGGCCGCCGCCGTGGACGAGGAGATCCGACGGATCATCGGCGAATGCCACGAGGAGGCGAAGCGCCTGCTCCAGGAGCACCGCCACGCGCTGGACGCGCTCGCGCAGGCGCTGCTCGAGCGCGAGACACTGGACGAAGACGAGATCCGGGAGGTGACGGGTCTGACCCGGGCGCCCGCGGCGGAGGGCGAGAAGGTCACCGTCTGA
- a CDS encoding cardiolipin synthase B produces MSETDAGRSDELIVRALDRAAGAPLVPGNAVRLLRDADENYPAWLEAIRSAERYVYFESYIIYDDDVGAAFADALCSRAREGVRVRVIYDWLGALGKTSRRFWRRLREAGVEVRCYNPPRLSSPLGWLHRDHRKMLSVDGRIAFITGLCVGRPWAGDPSRGVPPWRDTGIEIRGPAVADVEAAFARVWAELGPPVPPDERVPRERMAVAGAVALRVVASSLGSTGILRLDQLVAAGARDRLWLTDAYFAGIPSYVQALRAAAQDGVDVRLLVPGATDVPLLRQLSQAGYRPLLEAGVRVFEWKGSMLHAKTAVADGRLARVGSSNLNISSWMANLELDAVVEDAGFAAEMERMYLEDLENATEIVLPRARPLRRLESGERPAYRSRPTALLSGASAGRAAAGALRLGNTVGAAIIDRRVLGPAEARILGLAGLALLVLAVIAIVFPRLLAIVLAIVLGWFGVALLLKAATLWREGSGPEPSAPPRGRSRPDRPGHHERPSSRSPARAPAR; encoded by the coding sequence ATGTCGGAAACGGACGCAGGACGCAGCGACGAACTGATCGTGCGGGCGCTGGACCGCGCGGCCGGCGCGCCGCTGGTGCCGGGCAACGCGGTGCGCCTCCTGCGCGATGCGGACGAGAACTATCCCGCGTGGCTCGAGGCGATCCGCAGCGCCGAGCGCTACGTCTACTTCGAGAGCTACATCATCTACGACGACGACGTGGGCGCCGCCTTCGCGGACGCGCTCTGCTCCCGGGCGCGCGAGGGCGTGCGCGTGCGTGTCATCTACGACTGGCTCGGCGCGCTCGGGAAGACGTCGCGCCGCTTCTGGCGACGTTTGCGCGAGGCCGGCGTCGAGGTCCGCTGCTACAACCCGCCTCGTCTCTCGAGCCCCCTCGGCTGGCTGCACCGCGATCATCGGAAGATGCTCTCGGTGGACGGGCGGATCGCCTTCATCACGGGCCTGTGCGTCGGCCGGCCGTGGGCAGGCGATCCCAGCCGCGGCGTCCCGCCGTGGCGCGACACCGGCATCGAGATCCGCGGGCCTGCCGTGGCGGATGTCGAGGCCGCGTTCGCTCGGGTCTGGGCGGAGTTGGGGCCGCCGGTGCCGCCGGACGAGCGCGTGCCCCGCGAGCGAATGGCGGTTGCAGGGGCGGTGGCGCTCCGGGTCGTGGCGAGCAGTCTGGGCAGCACGGGCATCCTGCGGCTCGACCAGCTCGTCGCCGCAGGGGCCCGCGACCGGCTGTGGCTCACCGACGCGTACTTCGCCGGCATCCCCTCCTACGTGCAGGCGCTCCGCGCCGCCGCGCAGGATGGCGTGGACGTTCGCCTCCTCGTCCCGGGCGCCACGGACGTCCCGCTGCTCCGCCAGCTCTCGCAGGCGGGCTACCGCCCCCTGCTCGAGGCCGGCGTGCGCGTGTTCGAGTGGAAGGGGTCCATGCTGCACGCCAAGACCGCCGTCGCCGACGGGCGCCTGGCGCGCGTCGGGTCCAGCAACCTGAACATCTCGAGCTGGATGGCCAACCTCGAACTGGACGCGGTGGTGGAAGACGCCGGCTTCGCCGCGGAGATGGAGCGCATGTACCTGGAGGACCTCGAGAACGCCACCGAGATCGTGCTCCCCCGGGCGCGACCTCTCCGCCGCCTCGAATCCGGCGAGCGACCCGCGTACCGGAGCCGCCCCACCGCGCTCCTCTCCGGCGCCAGTGCGGGCCGCGCCGCCGCCGGCGCGCTGCGACTCGGCAACACCGTCGGCGCCGCGATCATCGACCGGCGCGTCCTCGGGCCGGCGGAGGCCAGGATCCTCGGGCTCGCCGGCCTCGCGCTGCTCGTGCTCGCGGTGATCGCCATCGTGTTCCCGCGCCTGCTCGCGATCGTGCTGGCCATCGTGCTCGGCTGGTTCGGCGTGGCCCTGCTCCTCAAGGCCGCGACGCTCTGGCGCGAAGGGAGCGGGCCGGAACCGAGCGCGCCGCCGCGCGGGCGTTCACGCCCAGACCGACCGGGTCACCACGAAAGGCCTTCCTCGAGATCGCCGGCGCGGGCACCCGCTCGATGA
- a CDS encoding glucose dehydrogenase produces MLPFICAGCGQPAGEPQSGAPEAAAPAGETAGAAGRATPPDCPRVETRPPNAEGQRPAFPGQTRACAVESDVAFDVVVLARGLEHPWAVEPLPGGDLLVTERPGRMRIVGADGRVGEPIEGLPRVDARGQGGLLDVALSPDFETDRTIFWSYAEPRRGGGNGTTVARGVLSADRRRLEQVQVIFRAEPTYAGRAHFGSRLAFGPDGMLYITTGDRFDTPMRMHAQQLDNHLGKVLRIAPDGSVPRDNPFVGQPDARPEIWSLGHRNIQAMAFDPQGRLWTVEHGPRGGDELNLIQPGNNYGWPLVSYGEEYTGRPIATAETQRPGYEQPVYYWDPVIAPSGAQWYTGDAFPAWRGDLFIGGLVARALVRLVVDNDRVVGEEHLLADRDQRIRDVRQGPDGTLYVVTDHDDGELWRIVPSR; encoded by the coding sequence ATGTTGCCGTTCATCTGTGCTGGCTGCGGCCAGCCCGCCGGCGAGCCGCAGAGCGGCGCCCCCGAAGCCGCCGCGCCCGCCGGGGAGACGGCCGGAGCGGCAGGCCGCGCCACTCCGCCGGACTGTCCACGCGTCGAGACGCGCCCGCCCAACGCAGAGGGCCAGCGGCCCGCCTTCCCCGGCCAGACCCGGGCGTGCGCCGTGGAGTCGGATGTGGCGTTCGACGTCGTGGTGCTCGCGCGCGGGCTCGAGCATCCGTGGGCGGTCGAGCCGCTGCCGGGCGGCGACCTCCTCGTCACCGAGCGCCCGGGCCGCATGCGCATCGTCGGCGCCGACGGACGGGTCGGCGAGCCGATCGAGGGGCTGCCGCGCGTGGACGCGCGCGGGCAGGGCGGCCTGCTCGACGTCGCCCTCAGCCCCGACTTCGAGACCGACCGCACGATCTTCTGGAGCTACGCCGAGCCGCGGCGCGGCGGCGGCAACGGGACGACCGTCGCGCGCGGCGTGCTGTCGGCCGACCGTCGCCGCCTCGAACAGGTGCAGGTCATCTTCCGCGCCGAACCCACGTACGCCGGCCGCGCCCACTTCGGCTCACGCCTCGCCTTCGGACCGGACGGCATGCTCTACATCACCACCGGCGACCGCTTCGACACGCCCATGCGCATGCACGCGCAGCAGCTCGACAACCACCTCGGCAAGGTGCTGCGCATCGCGCCGGATGGGAGCGTGCCACGGGACAACCCGTTCGTTGGCCAGCCGGACGCGCGGCCGGAGATCTGGTCGCTCGGCCATCGGAACATCCAGGCAATGGCGTTCGACCCACAGGGCCGGCTCTGGACCGTCGAGCACGGGCCGCGGGGAGGCGACGAGCTGAACCTGATCCAGCCGGGCAACAACTACGGCTGGCCGCTGGTCTCGTACGGCGAGGAGTACACGGGCCGGCCGATCGCGACGGCGGAGACCCAGCGCCCCGGCTACGAGCAGCCGGTCTACTACTGGGACCCCGTGATCGCCCCGTCCGGCGCGCAGTGGTACACGGGCGACGCGTTCCCCGCATGGCGCGGCGACCTGTTCATCGGGGGGCTGGTCGCGAGGGCGCTGGTGCGGCTCGTGGTCGACAACGATCGGGTGGTGGGCGAGGAGCACCTGCTCGCGGACCGGGACCAGCGCATCCGCGACGTGCGCCAGGGGCCGGACGGCACGCTGTACGTCGTGACCGACCACGACGACGGGGAGTTGTGGCGGATCGTGCCCTCGCGTTGA
- a CDS encoding peptidase — protein sequence MSRLAASPTDERTRTPRPPHLRTGIAQRLCEGAAPIREPGRGARALALALALSLGALPPAQPRTIHAQTRLTTPEEEFGHPIGADYQLPNYQQLMAYWQKLAVQSDRMVLDTIGFTAEGRPQLMAIITSPENHRNLERYKEISRRLALAEGLTDEEARALAREGKAVVWIDGGLHATEVLGAQQLMELVWQLVSMDDPETLRILDDVIVLAVHANPDGHDLVADWYMREPEPTRRSLSGLPRLYQKYIGHDNNRDFYLVSQPETENMSRVMFREWFPQIVYNHHQTGPRGTVLFAPPFRDPFNHYYDPLVVVGIDLVGAAMHSRFIAEGKPGATMRRGANYSTWWNGGLRTTAYFHNMIGLLTETIGSPTPMEIPFVPERQLPHGDLPFPVPPQKWHFRQSIEYSMTANRAVLDVASRYRETLLYNIYVMGRNSIERGSRDHWTIYPSRIEAVRKAMAGARAAGGAQTGAEGDAASSQDYLSLLYDPALRDPRGYIIPADQPDFLTATKFVNALIKSGVTVHRATAPFTVNGKRYPAGSYVVKTAQAFRPHILDMFEPQDHPNDFQYPGGPPIPPYDVAGWTLAYQMGIRFDRILDGFDGPFEKLEDVVSPPPGRVEPVGRNGGWLLSHRVNDAFIAVNRLLAAGEQVYWLREPVRAGTERHPVGTFFIPASDRALPILRELAREKGLSFEAVGSRPRAEAFALRPVRIGLWDRYGGSMPSGWVRWLFEQFEFPFQLVFAPELDRGNLREKFDVLVFVGGAIPPVRRTAASGDASGGGFQPPLPQNVPEEYREWIGSITAEQTIPRLREFLEAGGTILTIGSSTNLAYHLGLPVADQLVEVRDDGTERRLSREEFYVPGSVLRVRVDTTAPVAHGMEEVVDVMFDNSPVFRLTEDAARRGVRRVAWFDTAEPLRSGWAWGQHHLEGGAAVVEAEVGKGKLFLFGPEITFRAQPHGTFKFLFNGIYLGVAEPARLR from the coding sequence ATGTCCCGACTGGCTGCGTCCCCCACGGACGAGCGAACCCGGACGCCGCGTCCCCCACACCTCCGCACGGGCATCGCTCAACGGCTCTGCGAGGGGGCGGCCCCGATCCGCGAACCGGGCCGGGGCGCCCGCGCCCTCGCCCTCGCCCTGGCCCTCTCGCTGGGCGCGCTGCCGCCGGCACAGCCCCGGACCATCCACGCGCAAACGCGCCTCACCACCCCGGAAGAGGAGTTCGGCCACCCGATCGGCGCGGACTACCAGCTCCCGAACTACCAGCAGCTCATGGCCTACTGGCAGAAGCTGGCCGTCCAGTCCGACCGCATGGTGCTCGACACCATCGGCTTCACCGCCGAAGGCCGGCCCCAGCTCATGGCCATCATCACCTCCCCCGAGAACCACCGGAACCTCGAGCGCTACAAGGAGATCTCGCGCCGGCTCGCCCTCGCCGAAGGGCTGACCGACGAGGAAGCGCGCGCGCTCGCGCGCGAGGGCAAGGCCGTCGTCTGGATCGACGGCGGGCTGCACGCCACCGAGGTGCTCGGCGCCCAGCAGCTCATGGAGCTCGTCTGGCAGCTCGTCAGCATGGATGACCCCGAAACGCTCCGCATCCTCGACGACGTCATCGTCCTCGCCGTCCACGCGAACCCGGACGGCCACGACCTCGTCGCCGACTGGTACATGCGCGAGCCGGAGCCGACACGCCGCTCGCTCAGCGGCCTCCCGCGCCTCTACCAGAAGTACATCGGGCACGACAACAACCGCGACTTCTACCTCGTCTCGCAGCCCGAGACGGAGAACATGAGCCGCGTGATGTTCCGCGAGTGGTTCCCGCAGATCGTCTACAACCACCACCAGACGGGGCCGCGCGGCACGGTGCTCTTCGCGCCGCCGTTCCGCGATCCGTTCAACCACTACTACGACCCGCTGGTGGTGGTGGGCATCGATCTCGTCGGCGCGGCGATGCACAGCCGCTTCATCGCGGAGGGCAAGCCCGGCGCCACCATGCGCCGCGGCGCGAACTACTCGACCTGGTGGAACGGCGGGCTGCGCACCACTGCGTACTTCCACAACATGATCGGGCTGCTCACGGAGACGATCGGCAGCCCGACGCCGATGGAGATCCCGTTCGTGCCCGAGCGTCAGTTGCCGCACGGCGACCTGCCCTTCCCCGTGCCGCCGCAGAAGTGGCATTTCCGCCAGTCCATCGAGTACTCGATGACCGCGAACCGCGCCGTGCTCGACGTCGCCTCGCGCTACCGCGAGACGCTGCTCTACAACATCTACGTGATGGGCAGGAACTCCATCGAGCGGGGCAGCCGGGACCACTGGACGATCTATCCCAGCCGCATCGAGGCGGTGCGCAAGGCGATGGCCGGGGCGCGCGCCGCGGGCGGCGCGCAGACAGGCGCGGAAGGCGACGCGGCATCGTCGCAGGACTACCTCTCGCTCCTCTACGATCCAGCGCTGCGGGACCCGCGCGGATACATCATCCCCGCGGACCAGCCGGACTTCCTCACCGCGACGAAGTTCGTCAACGCGTTGATCAAGAGCGGCGTCACCGTCCACCGGGCGACGGCGCCGTTCACGGTGAACGGGAAGCGCTACCCCGCGGGCTCGTACGTCGTGAAGACCGCGCAGGCGTTCCGGCCGCACATCCTGGACATGTTCGAGCCCCAGGACCACCCCAACGACTTCCAGTACCCGGGCGGGCCGCCGATCCCGCCGTACGATGTCGCCGGCTGGACGCTCGCCTACCAGATGGGCATCCGGTTCGACCGCATCCTGGACGGCTTCGACGGGCCGTTCGAGAAGCTCGAGGATGTCGTGTCTCCGCCCCCGGGCCGGGTCGAGCCCGTGGGCCGCAACGGCGGCTGGCTGCTCTCGCACCGCGTCAACGACGCCTTCATCGCCGTCAACCGGCTGCTCGCTGCGGGTGAGCAGGTGTACTGGCTGAGGGAGCCGGTGCGTGCGGGGACCGAGCGGCACCCCGTCGGCACGTTCTTCATCCCCGCGAGCGACCGCGCGCTGCCGATCCTGCGGGAACTCGCGCGGGAGAAGGGGCTGAGCTTCGAGGCCGTCGGCTCACGCCCGCGCGCCGAGGCGTTCGCGCTCCGCCCCGTCCGCATCGGCCTCTGGGACCGCTACGGCGGCTCCATGCCCTCGGGCTGGGTGCGCTGGCTGTTCGAGCAGTTCGAGTTCCCGTTCCAGCTCGTCTTCGCGCCGGAGCTCGACCGCGGCAACCTCCGCGAGAAGTTCGACGTACTGGTCTTCGTCGGCGGCGCGATCCCGCCGGTGCGCCGCACTGCCGCGTCCGGGGACGCGTCGGGCGGCGGGTTCCAGCCGCCGTTGCCGCAGAACGTCCCCGAGGAGTACCGCGAGTGGATCGGCTCCATCACTGCCGAGCAGACCATCCCGCGGCTACGAGAGTTCCTCGAGGCCGGCGGAACCATCCTCACCATCGGCAGCTCGACGAACCTCGCCTACCACCTCGGCCTGCCCGTGGCGGACCAGCTCGTGGAGGTGCGCGACGACGGGACGGAGCGCCGCCTCTCGCGCGAAGAGTTCTACGTGCCCGGCTCTGTCCTCCGGGTGCGGGTGGACACCACCGCGCCCGTCGCGCACGGGATGGAGGAGGTCGTGGACGTCATGTTCGACAACAGCCCGGTGTTCCGCCTGACCGAGGATGCGGCCCGGCGCGGCGTGCGGCGCGTCGCATGGTTCGACACAGCCGAGCCGCTGCGGAGCGGCTGGGCGTGGGGCCAGCATCACCTGGAGGGCGGCGCCGCCGTGGTCGAGGCCGAGGTGGGCAAGGGCAAGCTGTTCCTCTTCGGACCGGAGATCACCTTCCGCGCGCAGCCGCACGGCACGTTCAAGTTCCTGTTCAACGGGATCTATCTGGGTGTCGCGGAGCCGGCGCGGCTGCGGTAG
- a CDS encoding glyoxalase gives MAESNDHGRFVWHDLLTTDPETAAAFYTSVFGWGTAPYEIPGVTTLTVWTAGDVPVASPGRLENEPWTAAAGLGPHWLTYIGARDVDATVAHAERLGARVLAPALDVPSIGRYAVLADPQGAVFAAFRPAATVPDAPRPGSIEWHELATTDPRAAFAFYSAVFGWVEIGAGDDVVTTLVFGRPNGPPLGVIRRIGRDEHGPAWLGYTTVGDVDRVADDATRGGGRVVAGPMDAPGGGGRIVVCEDPQGARFGALQ, from the coding sequence ATGGCCGAGTCGAACGATCATGGTCGCTTCGTCTGGCACGACCTGCTGACGACCGATCCCGAGACGGCAGCCGCGTTCTACACGAGCGTGTTCGGTTGGGGCACTGCGCCGTACGAGATTCCGGGTGTCACGACGCTCACCGTCTGGACGGCCGGGGACGTGCCGGTCGCGTCCCCGGGCCGGCTGGAGAACGAGCCGTGGACCGCTGCCGCCGGCCTCGGGCCCCACTGGCTGACCTACATCGGCGCGCGTGACGTGGACGCGACGGTCGCGCACGCCGAACGACTGGGCGCGCGCGTGCTCGCCCCCGCGCTCGACGTACCGAGCATCGGGCGCTACGCCGTGCTGGCCGACCCGCAGGGCGCGGTGTTCGCGGCGTTCCGGCCGGCCGCGACGGTCCCCGACGCGCCGCGGCCCGGGAGCATCGAGTGGCACGAACTCGCGACCACGGATCCTCGCGCCGCGTTCGCTTTCTACTCCGCGGTGTTCGGGTGGGTCGAGATCGGAGCCGGGGACGATGTGGTCACGACCCTCGTCTTCGGCCGGCCGAACGGCCCGCCGCTCGGCGTGATCCGTCGCATCGGGCGGGACGAGCACGGGCCGGCGTGGCTGGGCTACACCACGGTCGGCGACGTGGACCGCGTCGCGGACGACGCGACGCGCGGCGGCGGGCGCGTCGTCGCCGGGCCCATGGACGCGCCGGGCGGCGGCGGCCGCATCGTGGTGTGCGAGGATCCGCAGGGGGCGCGGTTCGGCGCGCTCCAGTGA
- the tesB gene encoding acyl-CoA thioesterase II, with protein MSYTVEDLLKLFDLEQIEHNIYRGRNRDIGSGRVFGGQVLAQALVAARRTVEEDRVAHSLHGYFILPGDLKAPVVYFVERLRDGKSFTTRRVTAIQHGRAIFNMSASFQVRESGPEHQIEAPRDVAPPESLRSELDQIREQADQIPEALRPVLTQDRPIDFRLETPRTPFRTGAHPPVRRVWLRAIGSIPDDLLLHQAVLAYASDYGLLDAALQPHGLNIRTPNLQVASLDHALWFHRPFRADDWLLYVMDSPAAAGARGFTRGSFFTRDGVLVASVAQEGLMRLWPSEGKGAGEGKG; from the coding sequence GTGAGCTACACCGTAGAGGACCTGCTCAAGCTGTTCGACCTCGAACAGATCGAGCACAACATCTATCGCGGCCGCAACCGCGACATCGGCAGCGGCCGCGTCTTCGGCGGCCAGGTGCTTGCGCAGGCGCTCGTCGCGGCGCGCCGCACGGTGGAGGAGGATCGGGTTGCACACTCGCTCCACGGCTATTTCATCCTGCCCGGCGACCTGAAGGCGCCGGTCGTGTACTTCGTCGAACGCCTGCGCGACGGCAAGAGCTTCACCACTCGCCGCGTCACGGCGATCCAGCACGGCCGCGCCATCTTCAACATGTCCGCGTCGTTCCAGGTGCGGGAGTCGGGGCCCGAGCACCAGATCGAGGCGCCGCGGGACGTCGCGCCGCCGGAGTCGCTCCGCTCCGAGCTGGACCAGATCCGCGAGCAGGCGGACCAGATCCCCGAGGCGCTACGGCCCGTGCTCACCCAGGACCGGCCCATCGACTTCCGGCTCGAGACGCCGCGCACGCCGTTCCGCACGGGTGCGCACCCGCCCGTGCGCCGCGTCTGGCTGCGCGCCATCGGCTCCATCCCCGACGACCTGCTGTTGCACCAGGCCGTCCTGGCCTACGCGTCCGACTACGGCCTGCTGGACGCGGCGCTGCAGCCGCACGGGCTCAACATCCGCACGCCCAACCTCCAGGTCGCGTCGCTCGACCACGCGCTCTGGTTCCATCGTCCGTTCCGCGCCGACGACTGGCTGCTCTACGTCATGGACAGCCCGGCCGCCGCCGGCGCGCGCGGGTTCACGCGCGGCAGCTTCTTCACGCGAGACGGCGTGCTGGTGGCGTCGGTCGCGCAGGAGGGGCTGATGCGGCTGTGGCCCAGCGAGGGCAAGGGCGCGGGCGAGGGGAAGGGTTGA
- a CDS encoding twin-arginine translocation pathway signal protein, whose amino-acid sequence MDRGIENGQGLRVGVVRRAAGAMGRRAFLQRLASAAALAALPEGLVACGERAAVRRGPPNLLLILAGDLGHGAAATFGGSDGSLPAIERLIAGGVRLTQAYAAAPAAAPTHLALMTGAYPARTEVGLREQLSTHPLGLSPGPSTLPRRLKDAGYETALVGTWRLGALPEFHPLRHGFDEFYGLLDTTDAAPPADADRGTHLVYDGETPTRIEGDVTDLLTERAVRLIARQRSAPFFLSLQYDTPRATPHAPGDAPDLDPLFQGGSPEAHARALERLDAGIGRVLDALAAHGLEENTLVVFISENGTGRFSRRGPLRGGKMTLWEGGIRVAAAARWPAVIPAGTETDQAAITMDWTATLLTAAGIELDADTAPDGIDLMPVLTGASAPSARELFWRTDQRTRHKAMRGGDWKYLATEEGEFLFDLETDPGETRDRKHDQPDLFERFKAAYARWEAQMLEPAAPDPARA is encoded by the coding sequence GTGGATCGCGGGATCGAGAACGGGCAAGGGTTGCGCGTCGGCGTCGTGCGTCGCGCCGCCGGCGCGATGGGCCGTCGCGCCTTCCTCCAGCGCCTGGCCAGCGCGGCCGCGCTGGCAGCGCTGCCCGAGGGGCTCGTCGCGTGCGGTGAGCGCGCGGCGGTGCGGCGCGGGCCGCCCAACCTGCTGCTCATCCTCGCGGGCGACCTCGGCCACGGCGCTGCCGCCACGTTCGGCGGCAGCGACGGCTCCCTGCCTGCGATCGAGCGGCTCATCGCGGGCGGCGTGCGCCTCACGCAGGCGTACGCCGCAGCCCCCGCGGCCGCGCCCACGCACCTCGCGCTCATGACCGGCGCCTACCCGGCACGGACGGAGGTCGGGCTCCGCGAGCAGCTCTCCACCCACCCGCTGGGGCTCTCGCCCGGCCCGTCCACGCTGCCGCGCAGGTTGAAGGACGCCGGCTACGAGACGGCCCTCGTCGGCACCTGGCGCCTGGGCGCACTTCCCGAGTTCCACCCGCTGCGCCACGGCTTCGATGAGTTCTACGGCTTGCTCGACACGACAGATGCTGCGCCCCCTGCCGACGCCGACCGCGGCACGCACCTCGTGTACGACGGCGAGACGCCCACACGCATTGAAGGCGACGTCACCGATCTTCTCACCGAGCGCGCGGTGCGGCTCATCGCGCGGCAGCGCAGCGCACCGTTCTTCCTGAGTCTCCAGTACGACACGCCGCGCGCCACGCCGCACGCGCCCGGTGACGCGCCCGATCTCGACCCGCTCTTCCAAGGCGGCTCGCCGGAGGCCCACGCGCGTGCGCTCGAGCGTCTGGACGCCGGCATCGGCCGGGTGCTCGACGCGCTCGCCGCCCACGGCCTCGAGGAGAACACGCTCGTCGTCTTCATCAGCGAGAACGGCACGGGGCGGTTCTCCCGCAGGGGCCCGCTGCGCGGCGGGAAGATGACGCTCTGGGAAGGCGGCATCCGTGTGGCGGCAGCAGCGCGGTGGCCGGCCGTGATCCCCGCAGGGACGGAGACGGACCAGGCCGCCATCACCATGGACTGGACCGCAACACTGCTCACCGCCGCGGGCATCGAGCTGGACGCCGACACCGCGCCCGACGGCATCGACCTCATGCCCGTGCTGACCGGTGCGTCGGCGCCCAGCGCCCGCGAGCTGTTCTGGCGCACCGACCAGCGCACCCGCCACAAGGCCATGCGCGGCGGCGACTGGAAGTACCTCGCCACCGAAGAAGGCGAGTTCCTCTTCGACCTCGAGACCGACCCCGGCGAGACGCGGGACCGCAAGCACGACCAGCCCGACCTGTTCGAGCGCTTCAAGGCGGCGTACGCACGGTGGGAGGCCCAGATGCTGGAGCCCGCTGCGCCGGATCCGGCGAGGGCGTGA